CCTACCCGGGGACAAACCTGTCGGCCCGTCGCGGCCAGAAGGACCCCACCGGCATCGGCCTTTACCCCGAATGGTCCTGGTCCTGGCCGGTGAATCGCCGGATCATCTACAACGGCGCCTCCGTGGATCTCAGCGGCAAACCTTGGAGCAACAACAAGAGCATCATCACATGGAACGGCGAGAAGTGGGTGGGCGACGTGCCCGACGGTGTCGGCAACCCCGGCTCAGGGCGGCCGCCCTTCATCATGAAACCCGACGGCGTGGCCAGTCTCTACGGCCCCGGCCTCGCCGACGGTCCCTTCCCGGAGCATTACGAGCCTCTCGAGTGCCCCGTGGAAAAGAACCTGATGTCGCCGCAGAAGCACAATCCCGCCATCCGGCGATTCGACAAGTCCGGTGTCGGCTCCGATCTCGATATTTATTCCAATATCGCCAGTTGTGATCCGAAGTATCCCTTTGTCTGTTCCACGTACCGGATCAGCGAGCACTGGCAGACTGGTCTCCAGACGCGCTGGTGCCCCTGGCTGGCAGAAATGCAGCCGGAAATGTGGTGTGAGATGAGCCAAGAACTGGCAAAGGAGAAGGGCATTGCCAACGGCGAGAAGGTAATCGTCAGTTCTCCGCGCGGCAAGGTGGAGTGCGTGGCGATTGTCACCGCCCGGTTCAAACCGTTCAACATCGGCGGCAACACGATCCACGAAGTGGGCATTCCCTGGCATTTCGGCTGGATCACCACGGCTGAGCGGAAATACAATCCTGGCGACAAGAAACCGGAGGTCTTCACGCGGGGCGACGCCGCAAACCACCTGACTCCGACCATCGGCGACGCGAATACCACGATACCTGAAAGCAAGGCTTTCATGGTCAACGTGGTGAAGAAGTGAGGGGGGTGACATCATGGCCGAATACATCAAACTGATTGACGTTTCGAAGTGTACGGGGTGCCGGGGCTGCCAGCTGGCCTGCAAGCAGTGGAACCAGATGCCGGCAAGGCAGACGAAGAACAACGGCACCTACCAGAATCCCCCGGACCTGCAGTGGAACACCTGGACCCTCATCCGGTTCCAGGAAGTGGCCGACAAGGACGGCCTCAAGTGGCTGTTCCGGAAGGACGGGTGCATGCACTGCACCGATGCGGCCTGCGTGAAGGTCTGCCCCAGCGGCGCCCTTTACCACACGGAGTACGGCACGGTGGGCCTGAGCCAGGAGAAGTGCATCGGCTGCAAGGAGTGCATCGCCGCCTGCCCCTTCGACATCCCGCGGTGGAACCGGGCGACGGACCGCATTTACAAGTGCGATCTGTGCCTCTCCCGGATCCAGGCGGACCTCAACCCGGCCTGCGTGAAGGCCTGCCCGACGGGTGCGCTCACGTTCGGCGAGAAGAAGGCCATGACCAAGGCGGCCTACAAGCGGGCGGAGGAATTGGGAGAAAAGGCCTCCGTCTACGGCGACAAGTTCGTCGACGGGACCCACGTGCTCTATGTACTGCCGGAGAAGGTGGAGGTGT
This window of the Syntrophales bacterium genome carries:
- a CDS encoding 4Fe-4S dicluster domain-containing protein; translated protein: MAEYIKLIDVSKCTGCRGCQLACKQWNQMPARQTKNNGTYQNPPDLQWNTWTLIRFQEVADKDGLKWLFRKDGCMHCTDAACVKVCPSGALYHTEYGTVGLSQEKCIGCKECIAACPFDIPRWNRATDRIYKCDLCLSRIQADLNPACVKACPTGALTFGEKKAMTKAAYKRAEELGEKASVYGDKFVDGTHVLYVLPEKVEVYEKLPKKPTVPASIIVWKDFLKPLSLLAAGGVVAGSFLHYLIHGPKSPDED